In Pyrus communis chromosome 8, drPyrComm1.1, whole genome shotgun sequence, one genomic interval encodes:
- the LOC137743324 gene encoding uncharacterized protein, which produces MHALAKLCKNLPRPLFLLAPRTLTTLTSSSSSLSHSLTSPGCDSTITHSTNTCFTGRTLLRSPWSAIQQRGAVVHGGDVKPGNVIARNDRIYQVLKADHSHEGRGKAVVKVEVRDVDSGNKTSLRLLTDEQIDKVFVESKTYVYMCTDRDGIVVLIDPDTLDQLDVPEDLFGKKAKYLQEEMKVTVELYNDKPLSVKVPKHVTCVVKEAQNPVRGTAQAPKEILAVMENGFTVKVPPHIVEGEAVVVDTDDDSYVKRAKP; this is translated from the exons atgcacGCACTGGCAAAGCTGTGCAAGAATCTCCCTCGCCCTCTCTTTCTCCTCGCTCCGAGAACCTTAACCACccttacttcttcttcttcttctttatcgCACTCACTAACCTCACCGGGCTGTGATTCCACCATCACCCACAGCACCAACACGTGTTTCACCGGAAGAACTCTGCTTCGCTCTCCTTGGTCCGCCATTCAACAACGCGGAGCCGTCGTCCACGGCGGCGAT GTAAAACCTGGAAATGTCATTGCAAGGAATG ATCGCATTTACCAG GTGTTAAAGGCGGATCATTCGCATGAAGGAAGAGGAAAAGCGGTAGTTAAG GTGGAGGTTCGTGATGTTGACTCCGGGAACAAGACATCCTTACGATTGTTGACGGATGAGCAAATTGATA AAGTATTTGTTGAATCAAAAACTTACGTTTACATGTGCACAGATCGTGATGGCATTGTAGTATTGATAGA CCCTGATACACTTGATCAACTTGATGTGCCTGAGGACTTGTTTGGAAAGAAGGCTAAATACCTACAAG AGGAAATGAAAGTGACAGTGGAGCTGTATAATGATAAACCTTTATCCGTTAAAGTTCCAAAGCACGTGACATGCGTTGTCAAGGAAGCACAAAATCCTGTGAGGGGGACTGCACAAGCACCTAA GGAAATATTAGCTGTGATGGAAAACGGCTTCACTGTCAAA GTACCACCTCACATTGTAGAAGGTGAAGCTGTGGTGGTTGACACCGATGACGACTCTTATGTTAAAAG GGCCAAGCCATAA